The genomic region ccagggagggggcagccacaacttccctgggcaaactGTGCATTGGTAAAAGAACTCCTTGCACAAACTCAGCTTTGAGCCAGTAAATAGCTCTGTCTTAACAAGTTTCCCTCTGGGGTGTCTACAGCTCAGTGTAACTCTCTGAGCAGAGGAtgcctttgaaataaaacaCCCATCAAACTGTCTGCTTGAAGAAAATTGCTTGAATCTCAGCTAGCTGTAAATATGTTCTTGTGCTttatctttcttctctctctttacAGGCTGTTCTGATAGCAGAGGAGGATGATGACTGGTTTTGTGGGGGGACAATTCTGAATGAGTATTTTGTACTTTCTGGAGCATCTTGTGTTAACCTCTCTAAAGATTTACAGGTTCTTGTGGGTAAGTGCTTCTCATTTTGCCCTTCACTACAAAAATGAGAAACTGTACTGTGTTTTAGTCTTGAAATACAAGACACTGAACTCTGCTAGAGTTCTTCTTACCCTCATGTTATTTCTCATTGCCTCTTCTTGTCCCTTGAAATATATGTTCAAGTTTATTGAATGGACAGTTTCTTTAAGCTTGGCTTGGCCTCGTGTAGCTTGTATATGATAGAAGCCAAGTACAAACTGGAAAGGTAGGTGGGCAAGTAAGGCTGAGATGATGCAGTTAAATTGGTCTAATATTGAACCTTCATGGAATTTCCTGTGTTAGCCAAACCTTGAAGAATTCCGGATGCCTCAGTCAGATGTTAACAATAACCATTTTGACAGCATGTAAATACTAATCTGAGACTGTTTCACACCTGAAACCtcaaatttaatatttattactgTAATTTCTGAAAAGGTAGCTCATCACAAGTtctaaatactgaaaaaaaaggtgttcTGAGAGATAAAAATTGTACTCAGCCTACAGTCGTAGAACAAATATTGAATGTGCCTGAAATCCAATTGCCTGTCTAATTCCCAAAGAGACTTCATACAAATtgagaaagaataaatatatttaaattcctAAGTTTTTGTATGCAGAATGTTCAAGTTTTGGAAGATGATTATTATCTACTTCCCTTTTAAGTCTGTTTGACTATGTTGCTCTACAAATTAGAGGAGCAAAATCCTTCTCTTCTGTGTTCAGGCTTTTGGTTGTAAGAGTACCATTGGGAATATTGTAATGAAGCCCAAAATATTGTATCAGTGCTTTCACTGAGACCATTATTTCGATAGGAAAATTCTGATCTTCTCCTTGCTTGGCATTTTTGCTCCAAAATGCATATGAGATGCTACATCATCAGGATACAGGACTGGTCTATTTTATTTGTACAAGACAATGCCTTGTCAAAGTACAAGGAACTTTGGTCACTTCTCTTATTGAGATGCAGTTTATACTTGTTGGTACTGTCTTACTAACAGCTACTTTACTAATCTGACACAGGGATGGtggacaaggaaaaggaagagccAAGTAGAGCAGTGCacagagtggaaaaaataattgcacATGCTGAATTTGATACAGAAACTTTTGACAGCGACATAGCCCTTCTCAAATTAGAGGAACCTATCACATTTTCTGAGGATGTTGTCCCAGCATGCCTTCCAGAAGAGCACTTTGCTAATGATGTTCTGATGAACCAAACATATGGAATTGTCAGCGGCTTTGGGAGAGAATATTTGGGATCGAGGCCTGTCAGAAGAATGAAAGTGCTTCAAATCCCTTATGTGGACAGGGACACTTGCAAGCTCGCCCTTCGTACTCCAGTCACAGAAAACATGTTCTGTGCTGGTTATGATAAAGATGGAAAAGATGCCTGCCACGGAGATGGAGGAGGCCCCCATGTAACCCAATACCATGGCACTTACTTTATTACTGGTATCGTCAGCTGGTGAGAAGAGTGTGGAAAGCCAAGGAAATATGGTGTGTACACCTACTTGTCAAAGTTCCTGCCATGGGTAAGAAGTGTTTTGACAGAAAACTCTTGAGGGCTTGACGTTTATTCAATCTGATCCTTAagtaatattttcctctttttaacaTGCTTGCTAAAATTCTGATAGTTTGTACTTCCCTTAAGAGACGTCATCTCTGCCTTCATGAGCTAATACCTGGTTTTCAGGAGTGAGCTTGGACTTCAAACAGAGCTTGCTGGGTTTGGACAACAGTGAAACTTCTTCAAATGTGATAATCTAGGATTTAATTCTGCTCTTGCAGTAGTAACCTAAACTTGTCTACTAGAGGTTTTGCCTGGACTGATAAGCCCCCTCTCATTGCAAGGCTGAACTAGCAACCTTTTTGTGGTAGTACCTCCTTTATAGAAACAAAGCAGACAAAGATAATATCAGAGTAAGAAAGACAGTATCTGAGTAggacagcattttaaaagcctCTAGAAAAGCTATGTGTTTTTCTAGATTTATCTATCTGTACACAGAAAAAGCTAGAAAACATGAAAGCCACCCACGTATCCACATTAATCTAAATAACCAGGCATGTCACTAAATCAAATAAGTGCTTAAATAAAGTTCATTGAATTGGAAAGACTTGCTTTATCATCAGTAAAATCACTGGTGTTATGATGTTTTCTTGATCACCTTCTGAGATAGTTTCTTCACCATCATTATTCATGTTGTAATTTTGGCTCTAATAAAATGAATGTTTTGCATGCCCTACAAATTACAATATTGTTATTTGTCATCATTTATATAAAGagttatttaaattatttacagcTGAAGAGTTTTGAAATCTAGAAAGATAAATAATCCTTCAAGACTATGAAAAGCCTGAATGTCTGATCAGCTGAACCTGACATCGTCTGTCTGCTTTATTTcaatccagaagaaaaaaaaagacttgtcTTTCAGCTACCTCACTGGTACACAAAAATTGTGAACTAGATATTAAGATGTTTGAGTctctacagaaaaggaaagtacTCTCTCATGTACTTTAAAAAGTATGTCAGTACATATTTTGCAAGGAAACGAAAAGAGAGATGATACAAATGATATTATGGTATAAAGTGtgcaatatttttctcattccttgGCTTCACAATATCCAGTGTGCAAGCATGAAAGTCTCCATTTTGGGGTCATTTTGAATATGGATCAGTTTGAAAGGAATATGGCTGTTAAATTTGCCCTGAGATGGTCACTCTCCTGTTCCCCTACAAAAAACTCAGCAAAAACACACTGGAGTCTGTTCCATTTTTAATTCCCACCACCCCACCTGGTTTTCTCTGACACATCTCCTGAATTTCAGAACTGCTAAATTAACTCAGTCCTGCAGTGACAGAACATCCCAGGTCACGGTGTTCAAGGAACAGATGGCTACACATGCAACTCCCTGGCATCACTGCTCCACAGGATTTACCCCTGCTTGACTGCCCATGGGATCTCTTTATATTTCAACACTGAATATATTGTGAGAGAGCTGAACCAGATATATAAAAATCAGACCTATCCCAGGGACCACAAGGAGAACATTGCACTTGCTGACCCATTCCCTCATTGCCATCCATTAATGTCCTGCATTACTActtgccccagctctgcagtgtttCTAGTTTATTTCTAGCAGATTAAAAAAGGCATGGAAATCTTTAGTGGGCTTTCCTCACCATTTTAAGCTCAATGTGCATTCAGAGGAATCAGCCACCTGAACATCTCCTTCAGGTTTGCATTTCCAGGCATGAAATTCTGTCATCAACCTACTCAGATGTTTAGTAGCAGGTAAGAACAAATTCTGTCTATAGGGACACTTACCTCAGCTACTTAATTGCACAGAGCATTGCATTTCTCACTTGAGATACACACCAAGGCACACAGCATGTCACCTCTACTCTGCCTAAATGCTATTTGAGTCCCCTCAGAGGGGTCAGAGCTTTCACTCAATTCATCCTGGATGATTTACTTTGAAACCTGCATAAGACTTTTTGCCATCATTTTTCAACAtggatgaatttttttttctctgtcataaATGCAGAAGTCAGTTTTCAAAATCCAATCCAGCAGTGTCCTGGTTGCACAAGACCACAGAGTCCATCTCTCCTAGAGCTTGGAAGTTAATGGCAGGAGCCACTTCTACCACATGGTCACAGCTGTCTGGGCTGGGGGTGGAAGCTTTTTGGTGTTGTATTTGCACTGACACAGCTGAGGTCAGGTCAGGTCTCCCCTCCTGATGAGTCTGTTGCAGGAGGAAGTGAGCAGATGGTCATGGGGACACCTTAAATCACAACATCTGGAcacagctgcagggctgccccACAACTTTCAGAGAGAGAATCAGGCAGAAAAAGCAAggaacaggggggaaaaaaaaacctcatccaaATAGCACGGACTCCAAaatgatttttctgtgtttgtcacAGGAGATAAAGATATTGTTTGTCTCAGAGCAAAATTAACCACCTCACTAAAACCCCTGAAACATCACTGAAATCCTATCTAGCAGCCCAAGTGATACAGCATTGTCCAtgcccctgctctgccacctcTGGATGTTCCATGCCCTGTTTTATTGGTTGTAATTTTTGCAGGGAAAAGGAGTTCTAGGATGAAAGTGGGCAAAAAAGGTAGAGAAACACAATGGTGGAAAGAAAGAATGCATTTTAATAATGGAAATATAAACAATTACTATTTTTAGCAATGTGTGCACCGATAGAGAAAATGTCAGAGCTTGCATCTACAGAGATCACAGAcccatagaatggtttgggttggaagagactttttCATGCAACCCCCCTGAATTTCTgtagatcagattgctcaaagtCCTGTCCAACctcacttccagagagggggcagaTGTCAGTGTAGTTCCTagatggtttttgttttctctgccagACTGCCAGGAGACTTGCACAACCCTGTGGGCTAGACTCAAATCCTGTTACGAGTGCAGCATCCACAAGAGAGAATCAGAGCTCCTCAGGGTTACATTTCTCCTCCCTGACCACTTCCCCAGGGTTTCTTGCAATTTGTAACCAAACCAGAAGGGCAGTGCTGATGCTGCTCCCAAATGGCTGCAAGTTCCTCCAGCTTTTGGAAATGGTGATGCACTTGGGATTTGgcaagagaattttttttctttttttatctttttttctgcaggtgGTGAACAGTCCAGGCATTTAACTGCATAATAACCTGCTTTAACCACCCTAAGGattaata from Heliangelus exortis chromosome 1, bHelExo1.hap1, whole genome shotgun sequence harbors:
- the LOC139791748 gene encoding coagulation factor X-like produces the protein MAMIGHRGTVWLLSVVLLYLQMVQTVLPKACKVNNGNCEQFCKAEDEGAVCSCAAGYALGSDNKTCLPVGKKSHLKFILASCKYVLVLYLSSLSLQAVLIAEEDDDWFCGGTILNEYFVLSGASCVNLSKDLQVLVGMVDKEKEEPSRAVHRVEKIIAHAEFDTETFDSDIALLKLEEPITFSEDVVPACLPEEHFANDVLMNQTYGIVSGFGREYLGSRPVRRMKVLQIPYVDRDTCKLALRTPVTENMFCAGYDKDGKDACHGDGGGPHVTQYHGTYFITGIVSW